A region of the Echeneis naucrates chromosome 22, fEcheNa1.1, whole genome shotgun sequence genome:
atttagagcccatcatagcacagaaaaagtgctggttaaagtctccaattatattctaatggcttcagacaatggatcagtcTCCATACTTCTCttcttagatcttagtgctgcatttgacaccatagatcataatattttactacagagactggaacatgaaattggcattaacGGAACTGCACTAAGTTGGTTCAAATaatatttatcagatagacatcagtttattcatgttaacaacagctcctcctcatgcattttttacttttttgttatgatttggcactatacaaataaatctgatttgagtagatttgatttaaatgaaaacagaattttGAACAgactgttcaaaaaaaaaaaaaaatcagcaaatcaAAAATTTAAGTTTTCTGTATTAAGTTCTTCCACCTTTCAGTGTTCCATGTTTGGTGCTCCCTTGCCATGTCCAAACGGGCAATTTGTGGGATGGGAAGAGACATGGccttattttttgttctttaagtCCTTGTCTTTCAGATGTCTTTTGGTTATTGAGCTTAAGTCATTATCAGTAAGGGCCTCAGTTTGGGTCGAGGATCAGCCTGTGTCTTCAAAAACAGCACGTCAGATCCGCCAGCTCAGGTTAGGTGAACTCTTTTGTCCCACaaccctcaaaaaaaaaaaaaaacaacctcgAAATTCAAAATTACAGTTTTATTATGCCCAACCTTGGCAGCAATGGCACATTGCAAGAGGCCTTACTTGTGCCACTCAACAACATTGGCAGGATTTTAAGGCAGAAAGCTTTTTTGCATTTGCCATGTATTTATCTGGATGTAAACAAAGGTAACCATAAACCTTTCCAAGACATTTGCCTGTCATTCTTACTTACCCAGTGAGCTGTTGGCACACAGTTTCTTATCATAGCAGGAAAAGCCCTCTTTAGCTCTCCAGCCATAGTTGTGGCCTTTCTCAATAATGTCAATTTCTTCAAACTTGTTCTGGCCTACATCCCCACAGAAGATGCGTCCCTTGCCTTCTTTAGTGCGAGGGTCACCCCTGTCTACTGAGCACCTCCACATATTGCGGACACCGTAAGCATAAATCTCAGGTCGAGCTCCTTGCTCGTTTAAAAATGGGTTATCTGGAGGGATTCTGTACAGTGGGCCTTTCTCATTGTCATCAACATCAATACGAAGAACTTTACCCAAGAGAGCGGACCTGAAATGAAAGtggcaaaatggaaaatgtgcagTAACATATAACATCACATGATAAGTTACTAATTCTGGAAGCTATAATTAGCATACATAGAACTAACAAATACATCATatgattttctttaaaacacaaatatttggTACATTTCTTGTAGCTTGATTCAATTTTTTATTCTTACTTATTTTGGGCATTTCCATATTTTCCAAATGGATCTCCTGCCATCCCACCATCACCAGTGAAAATGTACAAGTAACCATCATCTGCAAAGAGCAGCTGGCCGCCATTGTGGTTTGATGCTGGTTCATCTATCTCCAGAATAACTCTGGAAGGACAGTGGAGAGTGGAAAGTTCTACATATTGAGCAACAAAAAGTCATTGCTGTGGAGCAACTGTCCATACCTACCGCTCAGAGGTGTGATCTACCATGTTCATGTCGTTGGCTGATACACGGAACTCACTGATCCTGATCCTCTCATCAAAACCCACTTCCACTGAGTAGTACACATACAATTTTCCATTGTACTTGTACTTGGGATGGAAGGTGATTCCCAGAAAGCCTCTCTCATCACCTTCCCATGATGATGTTAAGACTGCTTTGGTAATGTTCAAAAACGGTCTCTGTAGTTTGGACCGGTCAGGAAGGTAGGTCCACACCAAGCCAACCTGTTCTGCTACGAAGAACCGATGCGTACCGTCATTTGCGTGGACCATGGCTAAGGGGTTCTGCAGACCATTGGCCACCTCTTCTAGACACAGCTGTAGACAACCATCTGCATCTGACTCTACCCGGCCCAagttctttgttagcttctgGTTGCTGAGGAGATGAGGGTAGCAGTAGTCCATGTCATCTAGTGTCAGGCTCTGGCAGAGACGACTTTGGTCTCCTTTGATTTTGATTATATGTGAGTGGTCAGAAAGGAGAGGGATGATGGAGCTACACTTGCCCCAAAATTGGAAACAGTAGTCCGGACAGAGGCCAGGGATTGTCCGAACAGGGGTGCTCGGGTCCTCTGCATCAAAGAGATGAGCTGCATAGGGAGAACATTCCTGGACGAATGTGGAGCAGGAgtgagcagagaagaaaagataaTATGGTTGGTAGTTGTACAATCAATGTTGATATTAAAGTTGATAAGGCAGACTTCTTAGCAAACATTTGCTAATTAACACATACAGCAATATGAGCAGAATAAAAACGGTGATTATATTTACTTCACTGAATGTAAACCATTGTGGCCTATCAAGATTTCGAACTTTTCAAAACTGATTACTTAATTTAAAAGTCTATCAAATTGTCTCCTCATCATAATTGTTGCATAACATTATGATCTAATGCAAGCAAGTGCTACCATTAACTGAGATTGGCATTGTAATTTGTCATGATATTCTGTTAAGCTATTTAAACACAATTGTTTGAATGTATGTGGCATCCacacagttttaaataaataaaaacaagacataACAGAGTGTTTGACTATTTACAAAACACAGAGGTCCCTCTGTGCTGGaattgctggagccaatcccagctcacattgggtgagggcagggtacaacctggacaggggTGTCACCAGTCcagcacagggccaacacatacgGAGACcgagatgaacaaccactcatatTCAGAcatatgggcaatttagagtcaccaattagcctATATATGCAAGcagaggccccaggcctgggaaacAAACCTGCGATCCACTATGCCTCAGTGCTGCTAGATGAAGGcatattttttacaaaaacttACACAAGAAGATGCATGAATGAACCAAAAATTACAGATGTACATATTAGGTTATGGGCATATGTACATATAATGTACATCCTAACTTTAAtctcagagagaaaaatcagTAGCATAGGCATTTCTAGTCCGTTTTTGGGGGTGCTGCAGCACCCCTATAGTATACAGTTTAAAAgtaatattttaacaacaaaaatacagcagcaacCCCTCATGCCTGGAAAATGGTTTGAGCCACCTCATTGCTCTCACCTTTCCCTATCCCCAGCTCTGACCGCTTAATCTGCAGAGCGTTAACAATGCCCTTTGAAAGTGTGAAGTGTAAGTTCCTGGTCCAAACCAGGATATGTGGCaaatttctttacttttacCACTCAATACCAACACATTTGTATCATCACTAGTCCTTATTTCTACTTCGTTGAGTAGTAGATTACTGTTTATATTATAAGGTATGAGTTAGCTGACGTATTTTCTTGCTAGGAAACATTACAGGTGGTCAGTCAAACACTGTCGTCTGCTTGTACAAAACAGTGAAATTTATATTGCCTGGCCTGCCAGCACTCTTGAGTGCTCAGCACCCCTAAAGCTCTGATCCTAGAATCGCCCCTTGTCAGGAGTGATCAAATGCCAAAAATGACCAACTGTTTTTCCCCATATTAGGAATAAAATGCTCATGATTAAAGAAAACGTCCTAAACAAGTCCCCTCAGAATCTCAGATGTGTGGGGACTTTAAACTCCTCTATCTCTGAGTGAAGTGACCTTTACCTTAAATCAAGCTCGGCCCACTTCATTAAAAGTGAAAGCTTTATGTTAGTAATCATTCATTGCAAACGTGTTTAATTGTTTCCATATTAATGTCTTAGACAAATGCCACTGTCCTTTACTTATTTCTTAGCATGGACTTTGCTATCATGTCAGACTCTTGGCGGATGATGGAAACGCTTTGTCCGAGCCTGGCGACAGTTGTTCGGTCGTGCCTACCTGGCAGAGCAGCTCCTGAACGAAACCCGTACAGTGGGCATATCCATAATAATCAAAGTTATCCAGAATCCGATAATATTTAGCCATCAGCTCCTGGTCTCTTGTATAATCACAACATCCAAACTCCTTGTACATTACGCAAAACTCGAGCTCTCTGAGTGGTCTGAAAGGCGGTTTGAAATCCAGACACTGCGGGTGTAACATCACAGGTGCGAGccagaaattgaaaaaacacaagacGTCGAAGGGCGAGAGCCAAAGCCGACCCAAAGCTTTGCTGTTACACCGCCACATCATGGCGTACGAAAGACCAGAGAAGTGAAAGTTGCTAAGAAGCAGCTTCCTGTGTGCACTTTGCTCCAGCTACAGTCGTTCGCTGTCACTTGCCCTGACGTGGTGGACGGAAGGCTGAAAATATCTGGTGTGTCCCTGTGCGTGTGCACGCACTGCTTGAGGACTGTAGCTGTCTGCGGGGGCCCCACTATTGTTGTAGTTTCTTGGGTTAAAACATTCATAATGTGTGGATAATCACAATAATGATCCCCTGCTTCCCACCAGGTGGCGACCTTACCGTGATTATCACTGCTGTGGCCTGTATTGTCCGTATCATGGGGATAACAAAGCAAACCCCACACCTTCCTGATGAAGTGCACTGTTATAAGTGCATGTTACCTGTTTGAGTtggttggttaaaaaaaacagattcaaaccACATTTATATGACACAAAGAAATGCCTCAGAGTTGCTGAGGCAttattgtccgtaggtctgagtgtgagtggattTCTGTCTGATTGTCTCTGTGGGTTGGCCAGGGTGGCTCCTGCAACCTATTACAACTCTACCTCTTTCAACAAGAAGCTTCCCCAGACCCTGGCTCGGGGCAAACTGGCTTCTGTTATCTGTGGCCAGCACAGAATACTTATCTGACCTGTTGAAAGTAGTTGGGCTCCGACGACCCTGAATTCCATACCACAACAGACCCGCTTTGTTCCATTGTGCACTCCACAGGTCCGTGCAACCGCCTACAGAGGACACTGTGGTACTTGCTTAGAGGTGAGATCAGCtgactctctcgctctctctttctctctctcgttccAGGCTCCTGCTGCGCTCACTGTCTTACAGAGGCTTACGGGGTGTTCTTCTGCCCTTTATTTCGTGGATTACTGGGTGAAAAGCTGCCCAGTCCCATTTGGGGCCAGCTGGGCCATTGTCGGCTTAGGATCGGTCTCCGTAGCCCGGTGTCAATCATGCATATGGTTTTCATAATCGCCTAACTTGGCCGGTGTATTAGAGTCAAATTAGAAACAGCTGGAGCATGGAGGGCCAGGGCAGGGCAGATGTGGGACAGTTGTCCAACGAGGAGCTACTGATTCTGGGGAAAGAAGATCTGATCCGGAGGCTAAGGAGGCTGGATAGCCGCAACATGGACCTGATGCTGGAGCACGGAAACATGATTAAGGACGTGAACCGGAGACTGCAGGTCCACCTCCGCGAGATCCGGAATCTAAAACAGGTCAACCAAAAGCTGCAGGAGGACAACCAGGAACTCCGAGAGCTGTGCTGCTTCCTGGACGACGACCGGCAGAAGGGGAAGAAGGTGTCCCGCGAGTGGCAGCGGTTCAGCCGCTACACGGCCAGCGTCCTGTCGAAAGACGTAGGACTGTACCAACAAAAGCTGAATGAGCTGGAGGCCAGCCAGGAAGCCCTGAGGACGGAGAACACGGAATTGAAGGAGATCGTCCTCATGTTGGACGAGGAGAGGAATGGAGCCGGCTGCCGGAGCTCCATCGACAGCCAGTCCAGCAGCCTGAGCAACCTGAACGCGTCAGTAACGGTACGGGACATCGGGGATGGCAGTAGCACCTCCAGTGCTGGGAGCGTGGGGAGTCCCGACCACCATCCGTACAGTCACCCGCACAAGGCAGCCGAGGGGAAAATGGGATCCCTGGGGAGGTCTATAGACGATCTGTCTACAGACTACTTCCCAAGAGGCACCGGGCTCGGTGGTGAGTGATGATCGGGGTCTCTGTGGTGATGTCTGGGAAGTTTTGTCGTCTGGGCCTCTGGTAATGATGTATTCGGTCTGTGGACAGTTCTTTTTTGTCCCTACAATTTAGGcaaacattttcactgcatCCACGAAACCAGACtattgttttctcatttctgaTGCTTCCTCACATAACACTTCCCTCATCGGAAATGTGTTAACTTACGAGAACATATTTGTCTGTGTCCTCTCAGTATAAATGGAATAATGTTGGACAATGGCTTCCATATCTGCACCTGAGAGACACAGGCCTGTGTGCGACACATGCCTctgtgctgatgctgaagaaGAGAAACTCAGGATAAGCCTTGGAGTGAGGGGCAAAGGCAAAGATAGacgatgatgataatgatgaagtGAAAGAGGAAAGTTATGGTAGAGGAGGGTTGGTGCTGTTGTAAATGTGAGGGCATGTTCATCAATGAAATAAAGAATTTTGGTAAATGTGATTTAAGCTGTTTTAAATCAAGCTTTCATCAGCGTTAAATGTCAGTTTCTTTGATCAGagaaattttatattttacatttttgaatatCTACAACATGCAGATAGGAATTATTTATGCATGCTTGAAAATATGAAGGTAatgtcaaatatatattttccatttaattaTATTCTCTTAGTTTCTCAGAAACTATCAGTGAAGTGGCTTATTATCCTGTGAAATGGGTGAACAAACCAGCTCTGATATCTGAATATAAtggctaaataaataaataagcctGAAGTAGCAAAATCTGCTTAACTGTAGGTCTAACGCATACATAGTATGATATAAAATCATCTGTTTGGTCATGTGCATAGGTTAGCACCTCTGCATCACAGGAAGAAGgtttggctgggattggctccatggATGGATGTTTCAATTTCAATAATTGATCAATTAAAAAAACCCCAGTGTCCATGGACTGACCAACGTGCAGGTTGTAACAAGCACAAAGGAaaccaaaagaaataaaatgcacttACGTTAAGTATTGATATTGcagtaaatagttttttttttccagacacatACATATGTTCAGAATGCAAAAACTCAGTCCCTGAGGTCACTGGATGGAAACCCAGTCATATTCAATACTTTTTATCGCATGAACTTGGAAATGGTTTTGGAGTGACATCTCAATGGGCCAGGTTTAAATCACTATTTCATACTGTTCCAATGTCcgatacagacacagaaaacCCTGACAACACTTTAATGTGAATTCAGGTGTACtaaaatactgtatatgtgaGCCCAAGGGGACAGGTAGCAACTGCCTCCTTACATTTGCACATTGGCCGTAATTGTTTATATTTGCTTATGATTTGTGCTTTGTTATGTGACATGACTGAATGTCCATGTGAATctggagtaaaagtaaaagcaaactTAATTTAGATCTGCCTGAGAGGAACGAGTGATAGCAGTCGTGGAAGTCCTGAAGAGACAAACATAATATTTATAGTTCTTTCTTAGTTCAAACATCAAGATGCTTTTACACACTTTTGTGTGTTCTTGAAATGTCTGACCTACACCAACCTGTATCTGTAACACCCCCatagaaagaaaattaaataaattcttAGCAACTATAGTCTACTTTCAACAGATGATCGATTCGGTCCCTGACGCCAAAGTAcagatttcatgttttcatgttaatGCTCAAATACCTCACATTTCCTATTTACCACATATCTTTAAGATGATGGAGCCCCAAGTGAGTGGTCTCACTCTGTTCCTCTGTATACACTAACGCATAGGCAACCAAAGAGCACACAGATCAGATGAACCCCTCACACCTATAAAGGTAATCTGCCCTGTCATTCTTTTTAGTTAGTCATGCATTTTTTGGGGGTTTGGGGGGTTGGGTGGGTAGCATGAAACATTCACACAAGTCAACATAGCACATAACACCCTGGaacaacctggaaacagattcaacatttgtccatttcaatgtctgcatccatccactTCTATATGATATGGATGACAGTTGTAGTGTCCAGAGTTCATAGAGAGGAACTTTGACATCAGAGACTGGGGGCTCATATACCTTGCATGGTTAGGTTTTGGCAAGAAATAGCTCTGGCAAAATATATGTATGAAGGTAACTGGTATTGATATGAACATTTGATCTTATGCCTCAAATCACTTCAGTTAATATGAGAAAATTATGTCAAatgcttcaataaaaaaaaaaaaaaaaaaaaaacacacatcaagaCTCAATGATTGTAACATTTGAGTATGTTGAGTGTACACTTATTTATGGCCTGTGGACTTTGTATCCTTGTGCGTCCTTCCACCTTTACCCACTGGCTGACATTTACCTTTTGACTTCCTCCCTGCAGTCTTTCTTTATGACAATTTTCTGACTTCCTTTCTGTCCTTTAATTGCACTAAGAACAAATTTGAACTTTATGGTATATTGTGATTTTGTCGATAAACTTTCCAAACCATGGATTTATACAGTCTCTAATCAGCCCACAATTAATTTATATACACTGACCAGTCATAGCATTATAACCACCTGCCTAATATTGCTTTTCTTCCATTTGCTGCTGAAAAGCTCTGCTTGATGAGGGCTGGACTTCACAAGCTCTGAAGATGAGCTGTGGTATCTGAACCAAGACATTCGCAAGAAATAATTTTAGTTTAGATTTGGAGCCAAATCTACACCTTGAACTGGTTACTGTTCCTCAACTACTTCCTGAACCATTGTTGCAGTGTGACAGGGCGCATTATCATGCTGAAAGAGACCACTGATATTAGGGAATGTTACAACTGATGAGATCTTTGATAATCACTTCATATGTGCACTTGTTTTCCAGTTCAGCTAAATGAAAATTGAATGACTTTTCACTTCTTCCTGTTTTGTAAAGACACCAATTTCTTTTAAACTTTAACATATCtcagtatgtgtatgtgtatctgtgtgtgtgtgtgagagagtgagaggggagaggggagtTACAGCGTGCGATTAAGATAGAGAACATGTTATGATAATGAGGCTGCATGGGAAAGtcttagagtgtgtgtgtctgtatgtgtatgtgtgcagctATGAAAAGGTTTGAACACACTATGGGATATTAATGCTGTTACACAGACTCCACTGTCCGCTGATCAAGGGGCAAGGCAAACGTCCGAGTCAGTGGAATGTCTATGTGTGGATGCTAGTGTTTAACTTGGTTGAATCTTAGGGTGAAAATTTTCTTAGCTTAGGTctacctctgtctctgtcacacacaggcacaaacacccgcacacatccacaaacaggatggatggacagtcatgtttgtgtttagcCAGAAAACCAGCCTGATTGATATATTTAAGTTGCAGACTTAAGCAGCTGTGAATTCAAAATCGAAGGGTAGGAAGATCATTGTTGGCTCAGCATTTGCTGCTTTGTCACATATCCTGTGTGGGGGAAATTGTGGCTTGTTCTTCCACATGATGTTTTCCAACAAACATGCCACAGCAAAAGTGGTTAAGGTCTGGAAAAACGAAACTAAAACTATGAGGATTAGCAAAATGAGTTGTGTCACGTCTTTGTTCTGGCAGTCCTGTTTGAAACTTTACTGTGGGACAGCACCTTTGCCAAGCATGTGTGTCAAATTATTGTTAACATAACTTTGTCTCATCTCATTATCTACAcctcttctctgtcagagtcACAAGGGGTGTTGTgtgtagccaatcccagcttacattTCCCACCTTGGACAGGACCAATTAGAAAGCTGCAGAACCCAGAGAAATATAGATACATACAACTCTTCACACTCATGCTGAAAGACATGTTTACTAGGGGGTCCACTCTTGAAGGCTAATGCAGATATAGATTACTAGTAATTGTTATTAGTTCACTTTGGCCTTTTCTTTAGCAACTGTATCTGGggggtgagaaaaaaaaaaaaaaaaaaacatgtcgcatagtggttagcgctgttgccccacaagtACAGGGGGTCGTTGGTTCGGTTTCTGGGCCTGGAGTCTGGGAAGTTTGCATGCTCTTCCCGTGCTTATGTGGGGTTCCTCCAGgtacttcagtttcctcccactgtccaaagacatgcatatctaggtaaactggtgactctaaatttccccctaggtctgagtgtgagtaggtatctgtttgtttgccctgtgatgggctggcgacctgtccagggtataccctggCCTCACCCAATCTGGGATCTGCTCCAGCCCCCCCCATGACTTGAAATaaataagcggtagaagattaaAATGACTGAACAAAAGTAATGGGATTTGATTTGGCACTGCACGATATTCATATATCATCTGACTTGAGACTTCTGTGAGAGTGATTAGTCATTTTATCTTTCAATTAAATGACAATGATGAGAATCAGGAACAGAAATGCAGAAACATTTGATGTCCATTAGCTTGAGCTCAAACATCTGCTACTGATGTAGCTTCATTTTCATGTAGAACtatttaaaagcagcagatcaACACTCATTCAGTGCTGCTCTGCTGAAAAGGAGTTCACGCCTGCTGTAAAGATGAGCCCTGGCCTTGTACCAAAGGAGAAAAGCCAACTGGTCAGGAATTCCCACATTGCAGGAATTATAATGGCCTGAAAACAATGTAAGAAGTTGGCGTGTTGAGGAAACAATAATGGTGTGCTGTTCTGTCCAGTATCTAGGGAAGAGCCTAAGTCACCTACCAGGATCAGTGAGGAAGCTTCATTAGGTTGCATGGGCAATAAGCATAGTAGCCTCTTTGACTTTAAATGtggaacaaataaaatgtatgtgcttttttgagtatctgtttttcctttgtatAGTCTATGGTTTTCACATACAAAGCCCAGTCTGGTGGTTCTTCAGGCTCCTAACTTATgcatattaatttcatccagaATAAATGATCTCAGATTTTGAATTTGAGTAACTTTCCAccaacagagaaagacagtCTGGACAATGCAGCCCAACTCTCAGAGCCTGGTGTTATATGACCATCCATCCAGCTAGCCATCATATCAGGTCTGgagttcaaactcagaacccaATCCTGTTGTTTCAAAATATCAGCTCCCTTTTTGAATGATGTCCACAATGACCCCTTTTCCAACTCTGGGTATGGAGATAGTCTCAGGTATATTTAGTAAATGCTGACATGCATGTCTATTTTCATTTACCACCTTGTGCCAGCTCACATCACAAAGAATTGACGAATCCCACCAAAATGGGCTGAGCTCTTCTCTCAACCTATCACTGTATCCACTATCTGCATTTCTTTAACTTGGCTCCTCTGTTTGGACTCCCACATCTCCAGGGATCAACACACAAATCACTTATTTGTTAGtttagcactgccctccctgcctcacAAATGTAATCTTACTTGATAAAGAACAACAAACTAGCCTCCTGGAGATGGTCACAGACAcgcactgaaaaaataaaacatttcactgtaaGATGTACTGTGCAttaatctcataaaaagttgacacaccctgaagaagaaagaagaaattctCCACAATTACATTCAGAGTAAACATAGGAAAaatgtcatacaaaaaaaaataataataaaaaatggacTAGACTCAGTGGCTAACTACCtaaaaacaaactttcgccctgcagtgatagctaacatgtcttcaggtgggaacctcctttcaccagtgtttcgtCTAGGTAGTCCCACAaaacctccaggaggctagacagtgatcactggcgtcccagagtcacccccctaatgccagccatcactaCTCCTCACGTCAAGACAAATATCTCAAACTACACGACCATCAactcctctgacctctcaccaactgcaccagtggggatacagaccctggttgaggtaggggggagaaatagaagaggtggagataaaagtagggatgggatacagaccctgaTTCAAGTAGtgggcatgaaagtatagagggtgcaggaggtggaggacaagctacaatagcagattcagcaaacaaactcccCTGAACAGTCCAATaatcagagagagagcacaagtcaaatcaaaccaatacaggccaactcacctggagtaaccgcatggtctcaaagaaattcaaacaggccacaccctccacttaaatacacttcctcttcctggatttcttcctctgcttctcccacaAGCCTTTCTATCTTGAGAGCTCCCCCAGCTGGGCCCCCCaactactattacttcttctaatccaaatccattgactggatcttactgcctcatccaaCTTTttcttcactattttcctcacgcTCTGTCCCCTAACTcccactggacaaatcctaaacttccatcctcgctgctcagcatccttacttAGATCTtcatacctgagctttttcctttcatatgtttctacaactgaatcctcccacggtACAGTCAgttctatgaaatatactctctttctactcctagaccacacaactatatcaggccttaactttgtacaggctatttcttGGGGAACAACAaactttcctcctaaatccacttgcatctcccagtcactagcatcctctaagatgtcttgcctccttgttatcttgttaactttccctccttcttgaacaaactgaattgcaactctctttgtcttagatcCTCCTAAATGTGCCTGCCTATATCTTCAATGcttgcagctaagctttttaaaacttggttatgTCGCCATctataccgtccttgtgacagactaaccttacaacctgacaagatgtgctttagagttgcagtacctgaatACAATGAACAcagcgggtctccatttacccagagttttaggttctggggagttggcaatacagCATATGTTACCCCTATCAAAACAGTCTGTCTAACAACTGACATCTGGACATCCCAAACCACCACATCCTTCTTGTCAGTTACGTGTcacttttttgaaaattatAAAATGGTGTCCTGTCTTCTGGATTGTTTTAAGTTCAACGACAGACACACTGCATTGCAGAAGAGCTGCTCAAAGTGGCAAAAGAGAGGGATGTGGAAAACAAAGTGGTTTGCTGGGTTAATGACAATGCAGCAAATATTACAAAGTCAATTAAAATCCCAAAATGGATCCACCGCCCATGTTTTGCACACACAATTAACCTGTGTGTAAGAGATGCTTTGAATGTGATGAAGCCAGCTGTGGACAAAGTCAAGGCGATAGTGTAATTTTTCCACAGGAGcacaacagccacacacaaGCTCAAATCTACCAACAACAGATGGGCATGCCTGAGCTGAAGCTTAAACAAGAATGTATCACAAGGTGGAACTCCACCTTTCTTTTGCTAAAACGGATTCTGGAGTCCAAGGATGCAGTCATCTCCACCCTGGCAGTTATCAATGCACCGGTCGACCCTCTGAGCCAAGAGGAATGggaataaattaattaaagcaacaaaacaacctgAAGAGCCTCTTGGGAGCCAAAAGAGCTCTTTTTAGTGAGCTGAGCCAAAACAGCCGGTTCTCTAAAAAGAGCCAGAATTCCCATCACTACCCcctacattcaggagagaga
Encoded here:
- the hhipl1 gene encoding HHIP-like protein 1 isoform X1, producing MMWRCNSKALGRLWLSPFDVLCFFNFWLAPVMLHPQCLDFKPPFRPLRELEFCVMYKEFGCCDYTRDQELMAKYYRILDNFDYYGYAHCTGFVQELLCQECSPYAAHLFDAEDPSTPVRTIPGLCPDYCFQFWGKCSSIIPLLSDHSHIIKIKGDQSRLCQSLTLDDMDYCYPHLLSNQKLTKNLGRVESDADGCLQLCLEEVANGLQNPLAMVHANDGTHRFFVAEQVGLVWTYLPDRSKLQRPFLNITKAVLTSSWEGDERGFLGITFHPKYKYNGKLYVYYSVEVGFDERIRISEFRVSANDMNMVDHTSERVILEIDEPASNHNGGQLLFADDGYLYIFTGDGGMAGDPFGKYGNAQNKSALLGKVLRIDVDDNEKGPLYRIPPDNPFLNEQGARPEIYAYGVRNMWRCSVDRGDPRTKEGKGRIFCGDVGQNKFEEIDIIEKGHNYGWRAKEGFSCYDKKLCANSSLGDILPIYAYPHKMGKSVTGGYVYRGCEYPNLNGMYIFGDFMSGRLMSLQEDRNTGQWKYSEICMGIGLTCAFPGVINNYHQYIISFAEDEAGELYFMSTGIPSAMSPSGVVYKVVDPSRRAPPRQCHYDPVPVRVKSNLIRFVPQETLIGVELASKQHPELQPTESYDWLQELFHHLGEVGQDLSTPLPTTTTTKPPRQPRRKGRRRKGKSRTEIAPEIQNGRVRLAGDDQGDGDRGRVEIYINGEWGTVCDDLWTTNNAAVVCRQLGFRNALKATKNSEFGEGRDLQILLDDVQCNGTESSLLDCKHAGVGTHNCAHYEDAGVICGKSDIVGGV
- the hhipl1 gene encoding HHIP-like protein 1 isoform X3, with the translated sequence MMWRCNSKALGRLWLSPFDVLCFFNFWLAPVMLHPQCLDFKPPFRPLRELEFCVMYKEFGCCDYTRDQELMAKYYRILDNFDYYGYAHCTGFVQELLCQECSPYAAHLFDAEDPSTPVRTIPGLCPDYCFQFWGKCSSIIPLLSDHSHIIKIKGDQSRLCQSLTLDDMDYCYPHLLSNQKLTKNLGRVESDADGCLQLCLEEVANGLQNPLAMVHANDGTHRFFVAEQVGLVWTYLPDRSKLQRPFLNITKAVLTSSWEGDERGFLGITFHPKYKYNGKLYVYYSVEVGFDERIRISEFRVSANDMNMVDHTSERVILEIDEPASNHNGGQLLFADDGYLYIFTGDGGMAGDPFGKYGNAQNKSALLGKVLRIDVDDNEKGPLYRIPPDNPFLNEQGARPEIYAYGVRNMWRCSVDRGDPRTKEGKGRIFCGDVGQNKFEEIDIIEKGHNYGWRAKEGFSCYDKKLCANSSLGDILPIYAYPHKMGKSVTGGYVYRGCEYPNLNGMYIFGDFMSGRLMSLQEDRNTGQWKYSEICMGIGLTCAFPGVINNYHQYIISFAEDEAGELYFMSTGIPSAMSPSGVVYKVVDPSRRAPPRQCHYDPVPVRVKSNLISINWC
- the hhipl1 gene encoding HHIP-like protein 1 isoform X2; protein product: MMWRCNSKALGRLWLSPFDVLCFFNFWLAPVMLHPQCLDFKPPFRPLRELEFCVMYKEFGCCDYTRDQELMAKYYRILDNFDYYGYAHCTGFVQELLCQECSPYAAHLFDAEDPSTPVRTIPGLCPDYCFQFWGKCSSIIPLLSDHSHIIKIKGDQSRLCQSLTLDDMDYCYPHLLSNQKLTKNLGRVESDADGCLQLCLEEVANGLQNPLAMVHANDGTHRFFVAEQVGLVWTYLPDRSKLQRPFLNITKAVLTSSWEGDERGFLGITFHPKYKYNGKLYVYYSVEVGFDERIRISEFRVSANDMNMVDHTSERVILEIDEPASNHNGGQLLFADDGYLYIFTGDGGMAGDPFGKYGNAQNKSALLGDILPIYAYPHKMGKSVTGGYVYRGCEYPNLNGMYIFGDFMSGRLMSLQEDRNTGQWKYSEICMGIGLTCAFPGVINNYHQYIISFAEDEAGELYFMSTGIPSAMSPSGVVYKVVDPSRRAPPRQCHYDPVPVRVKSNLIRFVPQETLIGVELASKQHPELQPTESYDWLQELFHHLGEVGQDLSTPLPTTTTTKPPRQPRRKGRRRKGKSRTEIAPEIQNGRVRLAGDDQGDGDRGRVEIYINGEWGTVCDDLWTTNNAAVVCRQLGFRNALKATKNSEFGEGRDLQILLDDVQCNGTESSLLDCKHAGVGTHNCAHYEDAGVICGKSDIVGGV